A single genomic interval of Dyella sp. GSA-30 harbors:
- a CDS encoding peptidoglycan-binding domain-containing protein: protein MSGLDTHDINSLAGATYFVVGRGTEGGPSSYHLSIAGVTSGTSDPGWGDAKKIVADSGYSLGTIQVDLGKRGTWALGSADGAKPKPGESTYVDAIIDQAAKYAKDNNLKFTDDKATLRADLLSHGNGEHGRNTLAFIDKDTRNSINAWASSEDGQKWIHKNIDYPQIKNATQSSMDILDKYGKNIPEDRRLETVAILAKTENQIPSQVAKFEKVLKDGGDYNAVLAEANKIKEKYSYYDGPKAAALAEEYKNAYKDPQKAAALDRAHTKVGDPNFNPAKSANDPDIKDALKAIHQGGRAHTAPGGHGTLREGSHGENVKTLQNELIKLGVTDAKGHPLKADGDYGAGTKAAVEKFQREHHMTADGIAGAKTLDAVHKAAQPPHASLSDSRNPGNPMYNQALKNVQAIDAERGRASDTITHNFAGSLATAARAEGLTRIDHVILSDDGKRAFAVQGDLNSPLKQMAEVNVAQAVAKPLEQSSAEFQKLPQQNQQAANAQNQQQQPAPQQPEPQAARR from the coding sequence ATGTCCGGTCTTGATACACACGATATCAACTCGCTCGCCGGTGCCACCTACTTTGTCGTGGGGCGCGGTACTGAAGGCGGTCCGTCTTCCTATCATCTGTCCATCGCCGGCGTCACCTCAGGCACGTCCGATCCCGGCTGGGGCGACGCGAAGAAGATTGTCGCGGACAGTGGTTATTCGCTTGGCACCATCCAGGTCGATCTCGGCAAACGCGGCACCTGGGCGCTGGGTTCGGCCGACGGCGCCAAGCCGAAGCCCGGTGAGAGCACTTATGTGGATGCCATCATCGACCAGGCTGCAAAATACGCGAAAGACAACAACCTGAAATTCACCGATGACAAGGCGACGCTGCGTGCCGATTTGCTGAGCCACGGCAACGGCGAGCACGGCCGCAACACCCTCGCCTTTATCGACAAGGACACGCGCAACAGCATCAACGCGTGGGCGTCCTCCGAAGACGGCCAGAAGTGGATCCATAAGAACATCGACTACCCGCAGATCAAGAATGCGACCCAGTCGTCCATGGATATCCTGGACAAGTACGGCAAGAACATTCCGGAAGATCGCCGCCTGGAAACCGTCGCCATCCTGGCGAAGACGGAGAATCAGATCCCGTCGCAGGTCGCAAAGTTCGAGAAGGTGCTGAAAGACGGCGGCGACTATAACGCCGTGCTGGCGGAAGCCAACAAGATCAAGGAAAAGTACTCGTACTACGACGGCCCGAAGGCTGCCGCCCTGGCCGAGGAATATAAGAATGCCTATAAGGATCCGCAGAAGGCGGCCGCGCTCGATCGCGCGCATACCAAGGTAGGCGACCCGAATTTCAACCCGGCCAAGTCGGCCAACGACCCGGACATCAAGGACGCCCTCAAGGCGATCCATCAGGGTGGGCGCGCGCATACGGCGCCGGGCGGTCACGGCACCTTGCGCGAAGGCTCGCACGGCGAAAACGTCAAGACCCTGCAAAACGAGCTCATCAAGCTGGGCGTTACGGACGCGAAGGGTCATCCGTTGAAAGCTGACGGCGACTACGGCGCAGGCACCAAAGCCGCGGTCGAAAAATTCCAGCGCGAGCATCACATGACGGCCGATGGCATCGCTGGCGCGAAGACACTCGACGCCGTGCACAAGGCCGCGCAGCCGCCCCATGCCAGCTTGTCCGATAGCCGCAACCCGGGCAACCCGATGTACAACCAGGCATTGAAGAATGTCCAGGCCATCGATGCCGAACGCGGCCGCGCCTCGGACACGATCACCCACAACTTCGCCGGCTCGCTGGCGACGGCGGCTCGTGCCGAAGGCCTGACACGCATCGACCACGTCATTCTGAGCGACGATGGCAAGCGTGCGTTTGCCGTACAAGGCGACCTTAACTCGCCACTCAAGCAGATGGCCGAAGTGAACGTCGCACAGGCCGTTGCCAAGCCATTGGAACAAAGCAGCGCCGAATTCCAGAAGCTCCCGCAACAGAATCAGCAGGCGGCAAACGCGCAAAACCAGCAGCAACAGCCGGCACCGCAACAGCCAGAGCCGCAGGCTGCTCGCCGATAA
- a CDS encoding lysozyme inhibitor LprI family protein, which produces MQTIKTIAISLALLACGTGAMAADSTSQVIKRQAPSGINASFYTCIDKAGSDTVATSACLSAEKKAQDTRLNTTYKALLAKLNGKAKDGLVSAERAWLDFHNKSGNLEAALYGDETVADLQVTQNEIFRLCERANTLDKYLSIANDQ; this is translated from the coding sequence ATGCAAACGATTAAAACGATCGCTATAAGCCTCGCCCTCCTCGCCTGTGGCACCGGGGCCATGGCCGCAGACAGCACCAGCCAGGTTATCAAGCGTCAGGCGCCTAGCGGCATTAACGCCAGCTTCTATACATGTATCGACAAGGCCGGCTCGGATACCGTGGCCACCAGCGCCTGCCTGTCCGCCGAGAAAAAGGCACAGGACACCCGGCTCAACACGACTTATAAAGCCCTGCTCGCCAAGCTCAACGGCAAGGCAAAGGATGGCTTGGTCAGTGCGGAACGCGCATGGCTGGATTTCCACAACAAGAGCGGCAATCTTGAAGCTGCGCTCTACGGCGATGAGACCGTCGCCGACCTCCAGGTAACGCAGAACGAGATTTTCCGTCTCTGCGAACGCGCCAATACCCTGGACAAATATCTATCCATCGCGAACGACCAATAA
- a CDS encoding LysR substrate-binding domain-containing protein: MIDLNDLYYFATLAERGSFTAAADAIGIPKGTLSRRLKALEDQLGLRLIDRTTRRFALTEAGEKLYHYARIAVQQAELAEGHLRSLMGVPTGRIRMTCPQGMLRSLLTPLIVQFMEHHPGVSVDVVASSRYVDLIAEGFDMGLRSHEGELTDSSLIARRLATLQIALVASPAYIGNRSISSLDDIHGLDGLHMDTRNGPSTWTLHGPDNQQSTVLLRHRLGSDDIFLLKAAAVAGQGVAILPLDACLDELAQGSLIRVLPGWEVSRRTLSLILPASKGLMPAVRLLADYLVERVPAIVEGAAGR; encoded by the coding sequence ATGATCGATCTCAATGATCTTTACTATTTCGCCACACTGGCCGAACGCGGCAGCTTCACCGCGGCGGCCGATGCCATCGGTATTCCCAAAGGCACGCTGAGCCGGCGACTGAAGGCGCTGGAAGATCAGCTGGGCCTGCGCCTGATCGACCGCACGACGCGCCGCTTTGCGCTGACCGAGGCCGGCGAAAAGCTCTATCACTACGCACGTATCGCGGTACAGCAGGCAGAGCTCGCCGAAGGGCATCTACGCAGCCTGATGGGCGTGCCCACCGGCCGCATCCGGATGACGTGTCCCCAAGGCATGCTCCGTTCGCTGCTGACACCGTTGATCGTCCAGTTCATGGAGCACCACCCCGGCGTCAGCGTCGATGTCGTAGCGAGCAGCCGCTACGTGGATCTGATTGCCGAAGGTTTCGACATGGGCCTGCGATCGCACGAAGGCGAACTTACCGATTCGTCGCTGATCGCGCGTCGACTGGCGACACTGCAGATCGCACTGGTCGCCAGCCCTGCCTACATCGGCAACCGTTCGATATCGAGCCTCGACGATATCCACGGCCTCGACGGGTTGCATATGGATACGCGCAATGGCCCATCCACCTGGACGCTGCACGGGCCGGACAATCAACAATCCACCGTCCTGCTTCGGCACCGGCTGGGCTCGGACGATATCTTCCTGCTCAAGGCAGCTGCTGTCGCGGGACAAGGCGTGGCCATCCTGCCGCTTGACGCCTGTCTCGACGAACTGGCCCAGGGCAGCCTGATTCGCGTGCTTCCCGGCTGGGAAGTCTCCCGCCGAACCCTCAGCCTGATCCTGCCCGCATCGAAGGGACTGATGCCAGCCGTCCGTCTGCTGGCCGACTATCTGGTGGAACGCGTGCCGGCGATCGTCGAAGGCGCGGCCGGCCGCTAG
- a CDS encoding DUF4166 domain-containing protein, whose translation MNATGDASAVMGWFGEGFGALHPLLQALHERDSELSGPVTLCFGRGAAGAFGRHMARKLRMPVVAGQHHMNVTIRHDATSLEWHRCFDGTHHLHSSFVPSGHWPTGHWIEKTGALELLMTVDVIEGGWYWRLIAARFHGIRVPLWLIPRSTGYKRIEEGAYRFHVAFSLPVLGEVICYSGVLQPGRQG comes from the coding sequence ATGAATGCGACAGGGGATGCCAGTGCCGTCATGGGATGGTTTGGAGAGGGATTCGGTGCTCTCCACCCGCTTCTTCAGGCGCTGCATGAGCGCGACAGCGAGCTGAGTGGCCCGGTGACGCTGTGCTTTGGTCGAGGTGCGGCCGGTGCGTTCGGCCGGCATATGGCGCGCAAGCTCCGCATGCCGGTAGTCGCGGGCCAGCATCATATGAATGTAACGATCCGCCATGATGCGACGAGCCTGGAATGGCATCGCTGCTTTGACGGCACGCATCATCTTCACTCGAGCTTTGTTCCCAGCGGCCATTGGCCGACCGGTCACTGGATCGAGAAGACCGGTGCGCTGGAGTTGCTGATGACAGTCGACGTCATTGAGGGCGGCTGGTATTGGCGTCTCATCGCTGCGCGTTTTCACGGCATCCGCGTGCCTCTGTGGTTGATTCCTCGTTCAACGGGATACAAACGCATAGAGGAAGGCGCATATCGCTTCCATGTCGCATTTTCGTTGCCGGTGTTGGGCGAAGTGATCTGCTACAGCGGAGTCCTGCAACCAGGCCGTCAAGGATAG
- a CDS encoding cupin domain-containing protein, which produces MKTRFLFSTLLATTALLSAAASAHTPDGTVTPNFSHSITNIPGKSLVAVEVAYPPGGASLPHSHAKSAFIYAYVVSGAIESQVDNQPARIYTAGQAFYEEPGAHHRISRNASKSEPAKLLAVFVVDTGDTPLTTPQK; this is translated from the coding sequence ATGAAGACAAGGTTTCTTTTTTCCACTCTGCTGGCTACCACCGCGCTGCTATCAGCGGCGGCAAGTGCGCACACGCCGGATGGCACGGTCACGCCCAACTTTTCGCATTCCATCACCAATATCCCCGGCAAGTCCCTCGTTGCCGTCGAAGTGGCGTATCCGCCTGGAGGCGCGTCGCTGCCGCATAGCCACGCAAAGTCGGCTTTCATCTATGCCTATGTCGTATCGGGCGCAATCGAAAGCCAGGTGGATAACCAGCCTGCACGCATTTACACAGCCGGCCAGGCTTTCTACGAAGAACCCGGCGCCCATCATCGGATCAGCCGCAACGCAAGCAAGAGCGAGCCGGCCAAGTTGCTCGCCGTGTTTGTCGTCGACACCGGCGATACCCCGCTGACGACGCCGCAGAAATAG
- the gstA gene encoding glutathione transferase GstA, with translation MKLHYMPAACSLSPHIVLNELGIDVTLVKMDHKQHTTESGDDYYRLNALGYVPLLELDDGTTLREGPVIVQYLADRKPELGLAPVNGSMERYRLQEWLNFLTSEIHKGFIPLLYAVLAGKYVDTARPKLEKRFGWIDEQLADRPYLMGDTFTVADAYLFALTGWGQASWLKSYYKADIHFDGLQHLKAWYERVRERPSVQKALAAEGLQ, from the coding sequence ATGAAGCTTCACTACATGCCGGCCGCGTGTTCGCTTTCCCCTCATATCGTGCTCAATGAGCTGGGTATCGACGTGACACTGGTCAAGATGGACCACAAGCAACACACGACCGAGTCGGGAGACGACTACTATCGGCTCAATGCCTTGGGCTATGTCCCGCTCCTCGAGCTCGACGACGGCACGACCCTGCGCGAGGGGCCTGTCATCGTGCAATACCTGGCCGATCGAAAGCCCGAGCTGGGCCTAGCGCCGGTCAACGGCAGCATGGAACGCTACCGCCTGCAGGAGTGGTTGAACTTCCTGACTTCCGAAATCCACAAGGGCTTTATCCCGCTCCTCTACGCGGTGCTTGCAGGCAAGTATGTGGACACCGCCAGGCCCAAGCTGGAGAAGCGCTTCGGCTGGATCGATGAGCAGTTGGCCGATCGCCCGTATCTGATGGGTGACACCTTCACTGTCGCCGATGCCTATTTATTCGCCCTGACCGGTTGGGGGCAGGCGTCGTGGCTGAAGTCTTATTACAAGGCGGATATCCACTTTGATGGGCTGCAACATCTGAAGGCATGGTATGAGCGCGTTCGCGAGCGCCCGTCCGTGCAGAAGGCGCTCGCTGCCGAGGGGCTTCAGTAA
- a CDS encoding isochorismatase family protein, with translation MNRSSSLKPLAATFAMLFALSGSVTTSTAMAAPSVSATRTVDNNLRTLSRNDTVLLLVDHQIGLLTGIRDMPVADLKHNVVALAKAARAMGVPVIVTATMPDGMWGPTIPELTDALPGVTVISRTSINAWDDPNVVAAIKKTGRKQLLIAGTSLEVCATLPALSAKAEGYDTRVVLDASGTFNEAKRTAGIERLARADIPLTDYAGAAVEMLKDNADPQAGAVYGALDIPFATLVGQLEAAKRGK, from the coding sequence ATGAACCGTTCTTCTTCACTCAAACCGCTGGCCGCCACGTTCGCCATGCTGTTCGCACTCAGCGGCAGCGTCACCACCAGTACCGCTATGGCCGCGCCATCCGTGAGCGCCACCCGCACGGTCGACAACAACCTGCGCACGCTCTCCCGCAACGATACCGTCCTGCTGCTGGTCGATCACCAGATCGGCTTGCTGACCGGCATACGCGATATGCCCGTGGCCGATCTGAAGCACAACGTCGTGGCGCTGGCCAAGGCCGCACGCGCGATGGGCGTTCCCGTCATCGTGACCGCCACCATGCCCGACGGCATGTGGGGCCCGACCATTCCCGAGCTCACCGATGCGCTACCCGGCGTGACCGTCATCAGTCGTACGTCCATCAACGCCTGGGACGATCCGAACGTGGTGGCGGCGATCAAGAAGACCGGCCGCAAGCAGTTGCTGATCGCAGGCACGTCGCTGGAAGTCTGCGCTACGCTGCCCGCGCTCTCCGCCAAGGCTGAAGGCTACGACACACGCGTCGTGCTCGATGCATCCGGAACCTTCAACGAAGCCAAGCGCACGGCAGGCATCGAACGCTTGGCGCGAGCCGATATTCCCTTGACCGACTACGCCGGCGCGGCTGTCGAAATGCTCAAGGACAATGCCGATCCGCAAGCTGGCGCCGTCTACGGTGCACTGGATATTCCATTTGCCACCCTGGTGGGCCAGTTGGAGGCCGCCAAGCGCGGCAAGTGA
- the ubiG gene encoding bifunctional 2-polyprenyl-6-hydroxyphenol methylase/3-demethylubiquinol 3-O-methyltransferase UbiG gives MSLLRTSVNPPRSAYFRKVLIERLHRDPHELRVLDVGCGGGLLSEQFAGMGCDVTGIDLSAPTLMAARRHAEASGLSIRYLEGSADRLDFESGTFDVVCCCDVLEHVDSPDAVVREISRVLKPGGVFFFDTINRTFRSKLVAIKFAQDWRLTRLIPRDVHVWEKFIRPQELTHLLDRHGMPEFELAGLSPAMNPLIALSALIRNKLGRMSFAELGARIKLKQSSDLSISYMGFALRPSCKVD, from the coding sequence ATGTCCTTGCTGCGCACTTCGGTCAATCCGCCACGGTCTGCGTACTTCCGCAAGGTGCTGATCGAGCGCCTGCATCGAGACCCCCATGAACTGCGCGTTCTTGATGTCGGGTGTGGCGGAGGACTCTTGTCGGAACAGTTTGCCGGTATGGGCTGTGACGTTACCGGCATCGATCTGTCGGCACCGACGCTGATGGCGGCTCGCCGGCATGCGGAGGCATCGGGCTTGTCCATCCGCTATCTCGAAGGCAGCGCCGATCGGCTGGACTTCGAGTCCGGGACATTCGACGTCGTTTGCTGCTGCGATGTACTCGAGCACGTCGATAGTCCCGATGCCGTTGTGCGCGAGATATCCCGCGTGCTCAAACCCGGCGGTGTTTTCTTCTTCGACACCATCAATCGCACCTTCAGAAGCAAGCTTGTCGCGATCAAATTCGCGCAGGACTGGCGTCTGACCCGACTCATTCCACGCGATGTCCATGTCTGGGAGAAATTCATCCGGCCGCAGGAACTGACTCATCTCCTGGACCGCCACGGCATGCCGGAATTCGAGCTCGCCGGGCTCTCGCCCGCAATGAACCCATTGATTGCTCTGAGTGCGCTGATCCGGAACAAACTGGGAAGGATGAGCTTTGCCGAACTGGGCGCACGGATCAAACTCAAGCAGAGCAGCGATCTCTCCATTTCCTATATGGGCTTTGCCTTGCGTCCATCATGTAAGGTCGACTGA
- a CDS encoding HD domain-containing protein: MPSTILGIRIPDSVIAREATQLLRDTASDILFQHSMRVYLWGALSAQRKGIVFDPELLYAGAMFHDFGLTEDFHGSSLRFEVDGANAARDFLKRHGIPEGDIQKVWTAIAVHTTPGVPEFLHAEAALLHLAAGMDVAGRSYDQFTEEEHEAVVAAHPRGEGFKQRIIDAFHEGLKDRPATTFGTFNDDFIAFREPGFQRVNICSIILSSPWAH, translated from the coding sequence ATGCCATCCACTATCCTGGGGATACGCATCCCCGACAGCGTGATCGCCCGCGAGGCGACACAACTCCTCCGGGACACGGCAAGCGACATCTTGTTTCAGCACTCGATGCGGGTCTACCTTTGGGGTGCGCTGAGTGCGCAGCGCAAAGGCATAGTCTTCGATCCGGAGTTGCTCTATGCCGGAGCGATGTTTCATGACTTCGGTCTTACAGAAGACTTCCATGGAAGTTCGCTGCGTTTCGAAGTGGATGGAGCCAACGCCGCGCGCGACTTCTTGAAGCGTCACGGCATTCCGGAAGGGGACATTCAAAAGGTATGGACGGCCATCGCGGTCCACACGACACCTGGAGTCCCCGAATTCCTGCACGCGGAGGCGGCACTGCTTCATCTGGCTGCAGGCATGGACGTAGCGGGCCGCTCGTACGATCAGTTTACGGAGGAGGAGCATGAAGCCGTGGTGGCAGCCCATCCTCGCGGCGAGGGTTTCAAGCAGCGCATCATCGATGCCTTTCATGAGGGTTTGAAGGATCGTCCTGCGACTACGTTTGGCACCTTCAACGACGACTTCATTGCGTTCAGGGAGCCTGGGTTTCAGAGGGTGAATATCTGCAGCATCATTTTGAGTTCGCCCTGGGCGCATTAG
- a CDS encoding helix-turn-helix domain-containing protein: MKDNVSGCSVEEAMRLLGGRWRLLLVSYLIDGPKRFNDLRRDIPAISQRMLTLDLRALEEAGLLKRTVFPTVPVKVEYELTADGRRLEPVVEVMKQFGLWVKARASSPGFPVATRSNGDGDE; the protein is encoded by the coding sequence TTGAAAGACAATGTATCCGGCTGCTCCGTCGAAGAGGCCATGCGCTTGCTGGGTGGTCGCTGGCGCTTGCTGCTGGTCTCGTATCTGATCGATGGGCCGAAACGATTCAATGACCTTCGACGGGACATCCCGGCAATTTCCCAGCGGATGTTGACTCTTGATCTGCGAGCACTGGAAGAAGCCGGTCTTCTGAAGCGCACCGTGTTTCCTACCGTGCCCGTCAAGGTGGAGTATGAGCTCACTGCCGATGGCAGGCGCCTCGAACCTGTTGTCGAGGTCATGAAGCAGTTCGGGTTGTGGGTAAAGGCGCGTGCGTCGAGCCCCGGCTTCCCGGTTGCGACCCGGAGTAACGGCGATGGTGACGAATGA
- a CDS encoding low molecular weight protein-tyrosine-phosphatase, whose protein sequence is MLRNRLTDSDAGVSSAGLGALGDRPMDVTAAQLLREHGIDASAHRGKQLSPDMLRQAELVLVMEKAHAANIARSTPEVSGKVFLLGKWQDERDIPDPYGQQRPAFEHVYRLIDQGVSSWLPYL, encoded by the coding sequence TTGCTACGAAATCGACTGACCGATAGCGATGCAGGCGTGTCCAGCGCAGGCTTGGGTGCGCTCGGCGATCGCCCCATGGATGTCACGGCGGCGCAGTTGCTGCGTGAACATGGCATCGACGCCAGTGCGCATCGTGGCAAGCAGCTCAGTCCGGACATGCTGCGGCAGGCCGAGCTGGTGCTGGTCATGGAGAAGGCGCACGCGGCAAACATCGCCCGCAGTACGCCGGAGGTTAGCGGAAAGGTGTTCCTGCTGGGCAAGTGGCAGGACGAACGGGACATTCCGGATCCGTACGGTCAACAGCGACCTGCATTCGAGCATGTCTATCGGCTGATCGATCAGGGCGTATCGAGCTGGCTGCCGTATCTATGA
- a CDS encoding polysaccharide biosynthesis tyrosine autokinase: MSNISNAAPENDEIDLGAMLGTLVDNKWLILIITGLFMLCSVAYALLATPIYQADALVQVEQKVPDLPGLSALSQTLGASNSEATTEIALITSRAVIGHAVDDLKLDIVVEPRHFPMFGGGVARRYRNAHPGELASPWLGLSSYDWGGAQLELQQIDLRNDLLGKRLMLVAGDTGSYRLLDDKGQPLLEGVVGKVASERGVTMLVSTLRANPGTRFDVQRNRALTTINALQQAIKATEQGKDSGIIGLSYDNASPIMATALLDQVCLWYVRQNVEWNAAEAAKSLEFVQEQLPKVRAETDRAQAALNAYQIKAHSVDITMQTKSLLDQSVTIGSSIQQLQMQKADIDRRFTPDHPAYKALMQQISDMQAQKAAVEKQVGDLPDTQQQLLKLTRDVEVSNQTYTGLVSQEQQLDIARAGKVGNVHIVDKAAVDVTHPVKPKRAIVSIGGTLLGVFLSVCIVLVRQMLNRGVEDPSVIEQLGLPVYASIPISSIERAVMADGHRRRTEGQPHLLAVNEPADLATEAIRSLRTSLHFARLEAKNNVLMISGASPGAGKTFISSNLAAVIAQAGQRVLLIDGDMRKGTLHKVMGGPHEKGLSDLIAGSIELATAIRSVPSLPNLHYISGGKVPPNPSELLMNERFTDLLTKVMPLYDLVIVDTPPILAVTDAAIIGHLAGTSLLVVRFGLNQAREIALARQRFVQNGVDIKGAVFNAVQKRSSGYYSYGYYEYKAAT; this comes from the coding sequence ATGTCAAATATCAGTAACGCTGCACCAGAGAACGATGAGATCGACCTGGGTGCCATGCTTGGCACGCTGGTGGATAACAAATGGTTGATCCTGATCATCACCGGGTTGTTCATGCTCTGCAGCGTGGCTTATGCACTGTTGGCAACGCCGATCTACCAGGCCGATGCGCTCGTGCAGGTCGAGCAGAAAGTGCCGGATCTTCCGGGTCTCAGTGCGCTGTCGCAGACCCTGGGGGCTTCCAATTCGGAGGCGACCACCGAAATCGCCCTGATCACCTCGCGTGCCGTGATTGGCCATGCGGTGGACGATCTCAAGCTGGATATCGTGGTTGAGCCACGCCATTTTCCGATGTTCGGTGGCGGCGTAGCGCGGCGCTATCGGAACGCCCATCCAGGCGAGTTGGCCAGTCCGTGGCTGGGTCTGAGCAGCTATGACTGGGGTGGCGCGCAACTGGAGTTGCAGCAGATCGATCTGCGCAACGATCTGCTCGGCAAGCGTCTGATGCTGGTTGCCGGGGACACGGGCAGCTACCGTTTGCTGGACGACAAAGGCCAGCCCTTGCTCGAAGGGGTGGTTGGAAAGGTGGCGAGCGAACGCGGCGTGACCATGCTGGTGTCGACCTTGCGTGCGAATCCCGGGACTCGCTTCGATGTGCAGCGCAACCGCGCGCTTACCACGATCAACGCGTTGCAGCAGGCGATCAAGGCGACCGAGCAGGGCAAGGACTCGGGCATCATCGGGCTGTCCTATGACAATGCCAGCCCGATCATGGCCACCGCGCTGCTCGATCAAGTGTGCTTGTGGTACGTGCGTCAGAATGTCGAGTGGAATGCCGCCGAGGCAGCCAAGAGCCTGGAGTTCGTGCAGGAGCAGTTGCCCAAGGTGAGGGCCGAAACCGACCGGGCGCAGGCCGCCTTGAATGCGTACCAGATCAAGGCGCACTCGGTGGATATCACCATGCAGACCAAGAGTCTGCTGGATCAGAGCGTCACCATCGGCAGCAGTATTCAGCAACTGCAGATGCAAAAAGCGGACATCGATCGCCGTTTCACGCCGGATCACCCGGCCTACAAGGCGCTGATGCAGCAGATCAGCGATATGCAGGCGCAGAAAGCCGCGGTGGAGAAGCAGGTCGGCGATCTGCCGGACACCCAGCAGCAACTACTCAAACTCACCCGCGACGTCGAGGTCAGTAACCAGACCTATACCGGACTGGTCAGCCAGGAGCAGCAGCTGGACATCGCGCGAGCCGGCAAGGTTGGCAATGTGCATATCGTCGACAAGGCGGCGGTGGATGTCACTCATCCGGTCAAGCCCAAGCGCGCGATAGTGAGCATCGGCGGCACGTTGCTGGGCGTGTTCCTGTCGGTTTGCATTGTGCTCGTGCGGCAGATGCTCAACCGTGGCGTGGAAGACCCTTCCGTCATCGAGCAGTTGGGACTGCCGGTGTATGCCTCGATTCCGATCAGCAGCATCGAGCGTGCGGTGATGGCCGATGGCCATCGGCGGCGTACTGAAGGCCAGCCCCATCTGTTGGCAGTCAACGAGCCGGCCGATCTGGCCACCGAGGCGATACGCAGCCTGCGCACCAGCCTGCATTTCGCACGGCTAGAGGCCAAGAACAATGTGCTGATGATTTCCGGCGCCAGTCCGGGGGCGGGCAAGACGTTCATCTCGTCCAATCTTGCCGCGGTGATCGCCCAGGCCGGCCAGCGCGTGCTTTTGATCGATGGCGACATGCGCAAGGGTACGTTGCACAAGGTCATGGGCGGCCCACACGAAAAGGGATTGTCCGATCTGATTGCCGGGAGCATCGAGCTGGCTACGGCGATCCGGTCTGTGCCGTCGCTACCGAACCTGCACTACATCTCGGGTGGCAAGGTTCCGCCAAACCCGTCCGAGTTGCTGATGAATGAGCGCTTCACCGATTTGTTGACGAAAGTGATGCCCTTGTACGACCTCGTCATCGTCGATACGCCGCCCATCCTTGCTGTCACCGATGCGGCGATCATCGGCCATCTGGCGGGCACCAGCTTGTTGGTGGTGCGGTTCGGTCTCAATCAAGCTCGCGAAATTGCCCTGGCCAGGCAGCGATTCGTGCAGAACGGCGTGGATATCAAGGGGGCTGTATTCAATGCCGTGCAAAAGCGAAGTAGTGGCTACTACTCGTATGGCTATTATGAATACAAGGCTGCGACATAG
- a CDS encoding DCC1-like thiol-disulfide oxidoreductase family protein, with product MSTSVGTGDVWLVYDGECPVCKTYCMHARIRDAVGRLHLVDARQPGVLMDEITAAGLDIDQGMVVKFEGILYYGPEAVRILTLLSTPSGFFNRLNYWLFGSARRARVFYPIGKAIRNLILKLLGIRYIENLSQSKQEQRA from the coding sequence ATGAGCACATCTGTCGGAACAGGGGATGTCTGGCTGGTCTATGACGGCGAATGCCCTGTCTGTAAGACCTATTGCATGCATGCCCGTATTCGCGACGCCGTGGGGCGGCTGCACTTGGTGGATGCGCGCCAGCCTGGTGTGTTGATGGACGAGATCACCGCCGCTGGGCTCGATATCGATCAGGGCATGGTCGTCAAATTCGAAGGTATCCTGTACTACGGCCCCGAGGCCGTCCGTATCCTGACACTACTCAGCACGCCCTCCGGGTTCTTCAATCGCCTCAACTACTGGCTTTTCGGCAGCGCCCGGCGAGCTCGAGTCTTCTACCCGATCGGCAAGGCGATCCGGAATCTGATCCTCAAGCTGCTTGGGATTCGTTACATCGAGAACCTTTCCCAGTCCAAGCAGGAGCAGCGCGCATGA